From Paenibacillus sp. GP183, one genomic window encodes:
- a CDS encoding DUF1405 domain-containing protein: MWKWIQYALSTRIIVTIAFLCNLLGSIYGFYWYKDQLFATPWYFWPFVPDSPVSSSLFTLVLASWLWKKEVSPWLVMMAFVCCLQYGFWCVVVLGMYGIRDGGMVAENGMLVVSHTAMAVEVLIYSFLFRFQPKQLWLGASWLLVNDFMDYVYGVHPYLEDDGLLGKVKIFTLCLSVCTIGIAYWVSRKNEVSIDQ, translated from the coding sequence ATGTGGAAATGGATACAGTACGCGTTATCGACCCGAATTATTGTGACCATTGCTTTTTTATGCAATCTGCTCGGATCGATTTACGGATTCTATTGGTATAAAGACCAGCTCTTCGCCACACCCTGGTACTTTTGGCCATTTGTACCGGATTCGCCGGTATCTTCATCGTTATTTACCCTAGTGCTGGCAAGTTGGCTATGGAAGAAAGAGGTCAGTCCCTGGCTAGTAATGATGGCATTTGTCTGCTGTTTGCAATATGGTTTTTGGTGTGTGGTTGTGTTGGGAATGTACGGGATCCGGGATGGAGGGATGGTGGCTGAGAATGGGATGCTGGTAGTTTCCCATACTGCCATGGCGGTGGAAGTGTTGATTTACTCCTTTTTGTTCAGGTTTCAGCCGAAACAGTTGTGGTTGGGAGCCAGTTGGTTATTGGTTAATGACTTCATGGATTATGTATACGGAGTGCACCCCTACTTGGAAGATGACGGGTTGCTTGGGAAAGTTAAAATTTTTACCCTTTGTTTGTCGGTTTGTACAATTGGCATCGCTTATTGGGTTAGCCGTAAGAATGAGGTTTCCATTGATCAATGA